In a genomic window of Thermodesulfobacteriota bacterium:
- a CDS encoding radical SAM/SPASM domain-containing protein, translated as MAKACLDRVHLELTNRCNFRCEFCPQDSQTRPLGQMEPELFRRLVGEIAGERLAPAVAYHVMGEPLLYPWLPEALAWTREAGLRALLTTNGSLLTRDRAEAVAAAQPHFVGISLQTPDAASFRLRGAAATGFAPFRETLLSGVRTLLAASPATRVSVYLLTTPLRWAFFPATRGLSILDTSAALRRTARAWTEDLGRALEGIHRLRTRQNVERDLGRLRVWRQNRLDLSDRLSLETRIAGDWGRRAREGGAGRTRYPARRGSCHGLSEHLAVLWDGTYAYCCADFDGRTAAVNARDLGISAFLGLPGPRRDREGFRRLRVHNPACRACLGGPTRLHRAIRAGGSIFYHRVYRRWFQDPMRYREP; from the coding sequence GTGGCTAAGGCGTGCCTGGACCGGGTGCACCTGGAGCTCACCAACCGCTGCAACTTCCGGTGCGAGTTCTGCCCCCAGGACTCCCAGACCAGGCCCCTGGGGCAGATGGAGCCGGAGCTCTTCCGGCGGCTCGTGGGGGAGATCGCGGGGGAGCGGCTGGCCCCCGCCGTGGCCTATCACGTCATGGGCGAGCCGCTCCTTTACCCGTGGCTTCCCGAGGCCCTGGCCTGGACCCGGGAGGCGGGACTGCGCGCCCTCCTGACCACCAACGGGAGCCTGCTCACCCGGGACCGCGCCGAGGCCGTCGCCGCCGCGCAGCCGCACTTCGTGGGCATCTCCCTGCAGACGCCCGACGCCGCCTCCTTTCGCCTGCGGGGGGCGGCCGCCACCGGCTTCGCCCCCTTCCGGGAGACCCTGCTCTCCGGGGTCCGCACCCTCCTGGCCGCGTCGCCGGCCACCCGGGTCAGCGTCTACCTCCTCACCACGCCCCTTCGCTGGGCCTTCTTCCCCGCCACCCGGGGCCTGAGCATCCTCGACACCTCGGCCGCCCTGCGGCGCACGGCCCGGGCCTGGACCGAGGACCTGGGGCGTGCCCTAGAGGGGATTCACCGGCTTCGCACCCGACAGAACGTGGAGCGGGACCTGGGTCGGCTGCGCGTCTGGCGCCAGAACCGGCTCGACCTCTCGGACCGGCTCAGCCTCGAGACCCGGATCGCCGGTGACTGGGGCCGCCGGGCCAGGGAAGGTGGGGCGGGGCGCACCCGCTACCCTGCCCGAAGGGGAAGCTGCCACGGCCTCTCCGAGCACCTGGCGGTGCTCTGGGACGGCACCTACGCGTACTGCTGCGCCGACTTCGACGGCCGCACCGCGGCCGTCAACGCCCGGGACCTGGGCATCTCCGCGTTCCTCGGCCTCCCCGGCCCCCGCCGGGACCGGGAGGGGTTCCGCCGCCTCCGGGTCCACAACCCGGCCTGCCGCGCTTGCCTCGGCGGCCCAACGCGCCTGCACCGGGCCATCCGCGCCGGGGGAAGCATCTTCTACCACCGGGTCTACCGCCGCTGGTTCCAGGACCCCATGCGCTACCGGGAGCCATGA
- a CDS encoding VTT domain-containing protein, with protein sequence MRFLRAAAILGLAAVAAWALRRYGVWGGDPWDPLTLRDWVTGAGVWGPAVFLAVATAKPLVVPYPVGLAWVAGGLFGTLPGGALVAAAGVTSSAVGYAVGMAGRRLAGRGLPRPPADLLPEGEGAGRGFDWRAVALLRAVVPWDLVSYWAGGRRLPLSTYAAGTGAALLPVSFAHAFAASALVEGQAAQLGLAVPLALGLLYGPLWYFGRRREGRRG encoded by the coding sequence GCCTGGCTGCGGTGGCAGCATGGGCCCTGCGCCGCTACGGGGTCTGGGGCGGCGACCCCTGGGACCCCCTGACCCTGCGGGACTGGGTGACCGGCGCCGGGGTCTGGGGCCCGGCGGTCTTCCTTGCGGTTGCCACCGCAAAGCCCTTGGTCGTGCCGTACCCCGTGGGTCTCGCCTGGGTCGCGGGCGGGCTCTTCGGGACCCTCCCCGGCGGGGCCCTAGTGGCCGCCGCGGGGGTAACCTCCTCGGCGGTGGGGTACGCCGTAGGCATGGCCGGAAGGCGCCTCGCCGGCCGCGGGCTCCCCCGGCCGCCGGCCGACCTCCTACCCGAGGGGGAGGGCGCCGGCCGCGGGTTCGACTGGCGCGCCGTCGCCCTCCTGCGGGCAGTGGTGCCCTGGGACCTGGTGAGCTACTGGGCGGGGGGCCGCCGGCTGCCGCTTTCGACCTACGCCGCCGGCACCGGGGCGGCGCTCCTGCCCGTGAGCTTTGCCCACGCCTTTGCCGCCAGCGCCTTGGTGGAGGGGCAGGCGGCCCAGCTCGGCCTCGCGGTGCCCCTGGCCCTGGGGCTCCTCTACGGTCCCCTCTGGTACTTCGGCCGGCGGCGGGAGGGGCGCCGTGGCTAA